In the genome of Salmo trutta chromosome 18, fSalTru1.1, whole genome shotgun sequence, one region contains:
- the LOC115152760 gene encoding serum albumin 2, producing the protein MQWLSVCSLLVLLSVLSRSQAQNQICTIFTEAKEDGFKSLILVGLAQNLPDSTLGDLVPLIAEALAMGVKCCSDTPPEDCERDVADLFQSAVCSSETLVEKNDLKMCCEKTAAERTHCFVDHKAKIPRDLSLKAELPAADQCEDFKKDHKAFVGRFIFKFSKSNPMLPPHVVLAIAKGYGKVLTTCCGEAEAQTCFDTKKATFQHAVAKRVAELKSLCIVHKKYGDRVVKAKKLVQYSQKMPQASFQEMGGMVDKIVATVAPCCSGDMVTCMKERKTLVDEVCADESVLSRAAGLSACCKEDAVHRGSCVEAMKPDPKPDGLSEHYDVHADIAAVCQTFTKTPDLAMGKLVYEISVRHPESSQQVILRFAKEAEQALLQCCDMEDHAECVKTALAGSDVDKKITDETDYYKKMCAAEAAVSDDSFEKSMMVYYTRIMPQASFDQLHMVSETVHDVLHACCKDEPGHFVLPCAEEKLTDAIDATCDDYDPSSINPHIAHCCNQSYSMRRHCILAIQPDTEFTPPELDASSFHMGPELCTKDSKDLLLSGKKLLYGVVRHKTTITEDHLKTISTKYHTMKEKCCAAEDQAACFTEEAPKLVSESAELVKV; encoded by the exons gatccTTGTAGGGCTGGCTCAGAACCTTCCCGATAGTACGTTGGGTGACTTGGTGCCTCTCATCGCAGAGGCCTTAGCCATGGGTGTCAAATGCTGCTCAGACACTCCTCCAGAGGACTGCGAAAGAGATGTG gcgGACCTGTTCCAGAGCGCGGTGTGTTCCTCTGAGACCCTGGTGGAGAAGAACGATCTGAAGATGTGCTGTGAGAAGACTGCCGCTGAGAGGACACACTGCTTCGTGGACCACAAGGCCAAG aTTCCTCGGGACCTGTCCCTCAAAGCTGAGCTGCCCGCTGCAGACCAGTGTGAAGACTTCAAGAAGGACCACAAGGCTTTTGTTGGGAG GTTCATCTTCAAGTTCTCCAAGAGTAACCCGATGCTACCCCCACATGTGGTCCTGGCTATCGCCAAAGGTTATGGAAAGGTTCTGACTACATGCTGTGGAGAGGCTGAGGCCCAGACCTGCTTCGACACCAAG aAAGCTACTTTCCAACACGCCGTCGCGAAACGCGTGGCTGAACTCAAGTCCCTGTGCATCGTCCACAAGAAATATGGAGACCGCGTTGTCAAGGCCAA GAAGCTGGTTCAGTACAGTCAGAAGATGCCTCAGGCCTCTTTCCAGGAGATGGGAGGCATGGTAGACAAGATCGTAGCGACTGTTGCCCCCTGCTGCAGCGGAGACATGGTCACATGCATGAAGGAGAGG AAGACCCTGGTGGATGAGGTGTGTGCTGATGAGAGTGTGTTGTCTCGCGCGGCGGGTCTGTCTGCATGCTGTAAGGAGGATGCAGTACACAGAGGGTCCTGTGTTGAGGCCATGAAGCCAGACCCTAAGCCAGACGGTCTGTCTGAGCACTATGACGTTCACGCTGACATAGCAGCAGTCTGCCAGACCTTTACCAAGACCCCGGATTTAGCCATGGGGAA GTTGGTCTATGAGATCTCAGTGCGTCACCCTGAGTCGTCTCAGCAGGTGATTCTGAGGTTCGCCAAGGAGGCTGAGCAGGCCTTGCTCCAGTGCTGCGACATGGAGGACCACGCAGAGTGTGTCAAAACTGCT CTGGCAGGCAGTGATGTTGATAAGAAGATCACTGATGAGACGGACTACTACAAGAAGATGTGTGCTGCCGAGGCTGCTGTGAGCGATGACAGTTTTGAGAAGAG TATGATGGTGTACTACACCAGGATAATGCCCCAGGCCTCCTTCGACCAGCTCCACATGGTGTCAGAGACAGTGCATGATGTCCTCCATGCCTGCTGCAAGGACGAGCCAGGCCACTTCGTCCTGCCTTGCGCAGAGGAGaag CTGACAGACGCCATCGACGCCACATGTGACGACTATGACCCCTCCAGCATTAACCCCCACATCGCCCACTGCTGCAACCAGTCCTATTCCATGAGGAGACACTGCATCCTGGCCATCCAGCCTGACACAGAGTTCACGCCCCCAGAGCTGGACGCCAGCAGCTTCCACATGGGCCCCGAGCTCTGCACCAAGGACAGCAAGGATCTGCTGCTCTCTGGGAAGAA aCTACTGTACGGTGTGGTCAGACATAAGACCACCATCACTGAGGATCATCTGAAGACCATCTCTACTAAATATCACACCATGAAGGAGAAGTGCTGTGCTGctgaggaccaagcagcatgcttCACCGAGGAG GCACCCAAGCTGGTTTCTGAGAGTGCAGAGCTGGTCAAGGTTTAG